From a single Candidatus Thorarchaeota archaeon genomic region:
- a CDS encoding (Fe-S)-binding protein has product MSEEEAYEFVKNTLKQERIVPYTKAELDVIRSVEQCINCGLCINHCPVVRAVGLDRFSGPRSIAVELSRSPPEFWSTVDKIYLCTGCGTCREVCPKNVNIPEVVNIVRARLFNTRPDLVPKSLLKTSKIIATHNLAFEPWEDPEDKADSRDMRLEMLGLPLIEDRIVKGAEVLFYPGCQAEERAQEVREAGKIILDHFGVDYTLLEEMSCCGLPARLIGDTATAEHLADILTEKVKAMGVKSVVTTCAGCTSSLSQMAEEREWNIPVYHMMEYLVEVIGIDRVRKAIDATSTETAPQKVTLHNPCHLIRHTSRQMEDYEREILTLLPTEYVSSSVADSCCGGGGMVGYHSPDVANAVTQVNVSGIKQSGATHLVAPCPLCTAQIENALFRADSEVEVSDFTVYLAQHLRLKR; this is encoded by the coding sequence ATGAGCGAGGAAGAGGCATATGAATTTGTCAAGAACACATTGAAACAGGAACGGATCGTACCATACACCAAGGCAGAGCTCGATGTCATCCGCTCAGTTGAACAGTGTATCAACTGTGGCCTATGCATCAATCACTGCCCTGTGGTCCGTGCAGTTGGCCTAGATCGCTTCAGTGGCCCCCGAAGTATTGCTGTTGAGCTGAGCCGTTCACCACCAGAGTTTTGGTCCACCGTTGACAAGATCTATCTCTGCACTGGCTGTGGGACCTGTCGAGAGGTCTGTCCAAAGAATGTCAACATTCCAGAGGTCGTGAACATAGTACGAGCAAGGCTGTTCAATACACGACCCGATCTTGTTCCAAAAAGTCTGTTGAAGACCAGCAAGATCATCGCAACCCATAATCTTGCCTTTGAGCCGTGGGAAGACCCTGAGGACAAGGCCGACAGTCGTGACATGAGATTGGAGATGCTGGGACTCCCCCTGATTGAAGATCGTATTGTCAAGGGCGCCGAAGTCCTCTTTTACCCCGGTTGCCAAGCCGAGGAACGTGCTCAGGAAGTGCGTGAGGCGGGGAAAATAATTCTTGATCACTTTGGAGTGGACTATACGCTTCTTGAAGAGATGAGTTGCTGCGGTCTTCCAGCACGATTAATTGGGGACACGGCCACTGCTGAACACCTCGCAGATATTTTGACAGAGAAGGTAAAGGCAATGGGTGTCAAGAGCGTAGTGACAACCTGTGCGGGGTGTACCTCAAGTCTGAGCCAGATGGCAGAGGAGAGAGAGTGGAACATCCCTGTCTATCATATGATGGAGTACCTTGTGGAGGTCATTGGCATCGATCGCGTCAGAAAAGCAATTGATGCGACCTCTACTGAGACCGCGCCTCAAAAGGTCACACTCCATAATCCCTGCCATCTCATTCGCCATACTTCTCGCCAGATGGAGGACTACGAACGTGAGATACTCACACTTCTTCCAACCGAATATGTCTCATCCTCTGTGGCAGACTCGTGCTGTGGTGGCGGAGGGATGGTGGGCTATCATTCCCCGGATGTGGCAAATGCAGTCACGCAGGTGAATGTGAGTGGAATCAAGCAGAGTGGTGCCACACATCTTGTTGCCCCATGTCCCTTATGCACAGCCCAAATTGAAAATGCGCTCTTTCGTGCGGACAGTGAAGTAGAAGTGAGTGATTTCACAGTATATCTTGCACAGCATCTTCGGTTGAAGAGGTGA
- the glpB gene encoding anaerobic glycerol-3-phosphate dehydrogenase subunit B, translated as MDLSADVLIIGSGMAGLVAGSVTAEAGLKTIIVTRGHGATADSSGAIDIVGYLPQAGTAVSSPLEGLYGISALYPLHPYSLLGVKNGEPVINEERVVERVRASVDWFLQKMSRSSIPYIGNLKETLWPLTMLGTTKPTALLQESMDPRGITREPDNVLLFVGIRGFPDFHSALAAKAYLEERQTEGTGPRRVANCTVDLGHLGGPQNLSAIEVARFLDSYQGIDRLMTQLSPHIEMSGATHLAIPPVLGLDQPLETKALLEKELRADIIELLGFPPSVPGTRLQNALERIFVEQGGTLLKGHQVVSATNTNSSVQEVIARAPKRSIKIKAQAFILSSGKFIGGGIAGSERGLHETIFDLPVFDARRIPTEDVRPQRLTRLMSITEQGHPLFGCGVGSDETLRPITISGERYASNLFCAGAVLAGHNWPVEKSGLGVALATGYAAGTSVIEEVSA; from the coding sequence ATGGACTTGTCAGCAGATGTGCTCATCATTGGGAGCGGCATGGCAGGTCTGGTCGCTGGGTCGGTCACGGCCGAGGCGGGTCTAAAGACAATCATCGTCACCAGAGGCCACGGTGCCACAGCAGACTCTTCGGGGGCAATTGACATAGTTGGATATCTTCCTCAGGCGGGTACTGCTGTATCATCTCCATTAGAAGGGCTATACGGTATCTCCGCACTCTATCCATTACATCCCTATTCCCTCTTAGGGGTCAAGAACGGAGAACCAGTGATCAATGAGGAGAGAGTGGTGGAACGGGTTCGCGCATCAGTGGACTGGTTCCTTCAAAAAATGAGCAGGTCATCAATACCATACATTGGAAACCTCAAAGAAACCCTTTGGCCCCTAACTATGCTTGGGACTACCAAACCAACAGCCCTTCTTCAGGAGTCCATGGATCCTCGCGGAATCACGAGAGAGCCCGATAATGTTCTACTATTTGTGGGGATTCGAGGATTTCCCGACTTTCATTCGGCGCTTGCAGCAAAGGCGTATCTGGAAGAACGCCAGACCGAAGGAACTGGCCCGCGTCGTGTCGCCAATTGCACGGTCGATCTGGGTCACTTGGGAGGCCCTCAGAATCTCTCAGCCATAGAGGTGGCAAGATTTCTGGACAGTTACCAAGGAATAGATCGTCTCATGACTCAATTGAGTCCACACATTGAGATGAGCGGCGCCACTCACCTTGCGATACCACCTGTTCTTGGACTCGATCAGCCTCTGGAAACAAAGGCACTCTTAGAAAAAGAACTTAGAGCTGATATCATCGAGCTTTTGGGATTCCCCCCATCGGTTCCGGGAACACGCTTACAGAATGCACTTGAACGGATATTTGTCGAACAGGGAGGAACTCTTCTGAAAGGTCATCAGGTCGTCTCGGCCACGAACACTAATAGCTCGGTACAGGAAGTCATTGCAAGAGCTCCAAAACGTTCGATCAAGATCAAGGCACAAGCATTTATCCTATCATCAGGAAAGTTCATCGGCGGGGGTATTGCTGGCTCGGAGAGAGGGCTTCATGAGACAATATTCGACCTGCCCGTCTTTGATGCTCGACGAATTCCAACAGAGGATGTACGACCACAGCGCCTCACTCGGCTCATGTCGATCACTGAGCAAGGACACCCACTCTTCGGCTGCGGAGTGGGAAGTGATGAGACCCTAAGACCGATCACAATTAGTGGTGAGCGCTATGCATCGAACCTCTTCTGTGCGGGAGCTGTACTTGCAGGGCACAATTGGCCGGTAGAGAAGAGTGGTCTCGGTGTGGCGCTGGCAACAGGGTATGCAGCGGGCACATCGGTCATAGAGGAGGTGTCAGCATGA